Part of the Fusobacteriaceae bacterium genome is shown below.
GCCCCGGGCCCGAGGGCTTGATTTCTGAAGAAATAAAAGAAAGACAGGGGGTCGAAGGTATCTTTGGCAAGCGGCAACTCCCCTCTCCGCTTTTCGTCTTTGTAATAAGTCAAGGTCTTTTTTCCCCAGTCAAAATCGATTTTTTCGCTCTTTTTGGGCTTTTTCCCTTTTTGGTTTTCCTGGCGGTAGGAAAGCGCCCGGGTCAGCTTCGGATCGGTCCTTGAGACGATTTCCTGCCTGAAGCTGTAGATTTTCCCCGCAAGAGCGGCGGTCTTGATTTCGACCTGAAACTGATAATCCTTTGATTTGGCCATGGGCCTCACTTCCATGGTTACGGTCCCGATACGGATGCCGTTCCAGTAAGCCCGATAGGAGACCTTTTCCCCGAAGTCGAAGGACCCGCCGAAAGCCCGGAAGACCGGGATAAAACATAAGACCAGGATCAGTTTTCTGAACAATTTTTTCCCCCTTGGCGCGCGTCTATCCGCGTTTTTTTGGCTTTTCGCCGGAATTCCCCCAAAGTATAGCATAAAAATATGTCTCCGGAAAGACCGCGGCGGCGATTTCTCTTGAAAAATCAGACCATGGGAGAATCGGACGGGAATCAGACAGGAAGGCGTTTTCAGGTTTCCCTTGACAAATTTCCACGCCCGGCTTATAATGGGAGAACAAAAAGGGGGGCGCGCCATGGAAGACAGCCGGAAAATTCTGATCAAAAAAATACTGTGGCTCCTTATGAAGCTCGCGCTGACTGCACTCAGCTGTTCGATGGGCTTTTACGCGTTTTTGGTCATCATGCTGGGAACCACCATTCCAGGCCCGCTTTTGATCTATGAACTGCTGCTGTTTTTGCTGGCGCTCGGCGCGACCTTCCCCCTTTACGCGGCCTTTGTGTTTTTCGTCAATGAAAAAAATCCCGTGGACTCCCTGACAGCCGGGCAGATCCGGGACATTTACGGGGGAAAAATCAAGAACTGGAAGGAAGTCGGCGGACCCGACATCCCACAGGGTCAACACGACCATGAACGGGAGCTATCCCCTGACCGGCTCGCTTTACGCCGTGACCTGGGCCGGGAACCCCAATCCCAATGTGGATAGATTCATCGCGTGGATCATTTCCGGCGAAGGCCGGTATATCATAGAAAAGACCGGATATACGCCCCTCGATTGAGGGGATTTTTGTCGGCTCAGGATTTCGTGCCCCTCTCGATTTCGTCGGGATTCGGATGGACCGGCGTCAGTTCTTCCCGATAATAGGCGAGACGCTCCAGATACTCGTCATTGGCGTATTTCAAGAGCTTCAAATGGCTTTTTTCGAGGGCTTTGATGACTTTAGCGGGATTTCCTGCGATCAGGGAGCGGGGTTCGGCCTTGAGTTTGGGCCCGACGACGGCGCCTGCGGCTACGAGACATTCGGCGGGAATGACGCTGTCGCTCAAGATGATTGCGCCCATGCCGATCAGGCAATTGTCTCCGATCGTGCAGCCGTGAATAATGCAATTATGTCCGATGGTGACATTGTCTCCGATCTCGCAGGATTTTTCCTTTTCCACGTGAACGACGGTATTATCCTGAATATTGCTGTTTTCCCCGATCACGACGGGGGCCGCGTCTCCGCGAACGACGGCGTTAAACCAGATGCTGACGTTGTCGCCGGTCGTGACGCTGCCGATCAGTTGCGCGCCCGGCAGGATGTAGTTGTTTTTTCCCAGTTTGGGTTTGTTTCTTCTGACTTGATATTGCATGTTTCCGCTCCTTTATGGGGTTGAATTTGTTTCCCTAAAACTCAATTTTCGAAAAGACCTCCTCATAGAGATCATCCCGTATGGCGTTCAGGATATCCTCCGAAATCACCGCTTCCACGCTGGTTGTCCCGACGCCCAGTTTTTCGTAGGGATCGGGGGCCTTGGCGGTGTAATTCCGCTTGAAGATCGGCTTGTCGACGCCTTTCCACTCGGTCACTTTCAGCTCAGTAAAGTCCGTGTAGTCCCTTGTCAACAGCGGCCTGTCGACGCCCGCCTTTGTGGCCGTGATTGTGAGGTCTTTGTCATAGTAGACGGCTTGACTGCGCGTGCCTTTTTGCTCGTCCACATAGGTGTAGGTCCCGGAATCCCTGCGCTTGACCGACAATTCCAGCACGAGCCCCGCTTCGGCGGGGTCTTTTGTAAAATAGAGATTGCCGAGGGTTTTCTGCTTCAGGAATCGGAGAATTTTTGTCAGTTGCCAGAAAAATTGCGGGTCCTGAAAGGCGTTGTCCTGCTTAAAATGAAACACGACGGTCCTTTTTTGCGGGTTTTGCCCGAGTCTTCTCTCCTCCCCGGCAAATTCCTCTTCGGTCATAAAATCCGCGTTTAACAAGTATTTGCAGCGTTTGGCATAATCCGGGGCATCCTTGTAATCCCCCAAAAGTCCAAAAATCCTGTGATGGAGCTCCGCCCAACCTTCGGGGTCGGAACCGGGGACGGCGTCCCATTTCCTGAGCGTGGCGTCATTGAATGCCCCGTCGGTGAAAATTCTTGCAGCCGCTTCATAGAGCGCGTCGTTCTCCCGTTTTTGTAGCGGAAATTCTTTCACCAAATCCAAGATTTCGCGGACGGGCGCATATGAAGCGCCATCCCGGTAGCCTTTATCCAGGATACGCAGCATGAAATCCCGCGTTCCTTTCACATAAAGCGCCTGTCCGGCTTCGTCCAAATATTCCCCCCCAAGGGCAATCCAACGAAGCGCGTCGCCTTTGATCGACCGCGACCAGGTCCGGAGCGGATCGACGTCGGCGGCTGTTTCTTCGGCGATAATGGCCGCCGCTCTTGACATCAACGTCCTTTTGTGGGCGTCGTCGAGGCTTTCCCAAACTTCGGGAAACGTCTCGAAGGGCCTGTGCCGCCAGTTGTCCCAATAACCCCGGGCGAGGATTTCCACAAGGGTATCTTGCGCCCTTTCCGGCGCGTCGCGATATTCCCCCGCTTTGTCGAGCTCCTCAAAGGCCGTTCGGAGTTCAAACTCCGCGGGCAGCGTCGTGGTCCTGTCCAGCACGCCCCGGAGCTTTTCCATGCCATGGCAATAAGCGGCGATCGGTCGGGCGTCTTTGTAGTCCTTCAGTTCAATCGCTGTTTTTCGGGCGGTCTTGTACTGCCCCGCCTCCATGGCCGCAAGGGCTTTTTTGTAGTCGTCGCTGCGGCAGGATACCAGGATCAAGGCGAGTAGGGTGAGTATTGCGGCTTTGAGGGGTTTCATGGGGGC
Proteins encoded:
- a CDS encoding DUF3108 domain-containing protein, which translates into the protein MLYFGGIPAKSQKNADRRAPRGKKLFRKLILVLCFIPVFRAFGGSFDFGEKVSYRAYWNGIRIGTVTMEVRPMAKSKDYQFQVEIKTAALAGKIYSFRQEIVSRTDPKLTRALSYRQENQKGKKPKKSEKIDFDWGKKTLTYYKDEKRRGELPLAKDTFDPLSFFYFFRNQALGPGALIRCSLTDGKRIIDGTALVAKETRLKTKKFGKVPTWYIQSDLAGFTGVSTEVKDARLEMWIAKDATQIPVKMKTKVKYGSFSIELESYQAGRLPQ
- a CDS encoding gamma carbonic anhydrase family protein, producing the protein MQYQVRRNKPKLGKNNYILPGAQLIGSVTTGDNVSIWFNAVVRGDAAPVVIGENSNIQDNTVVHVEKEKSCEIGDNVTIGHNCIIHGCTIGDNCLIGMGAIILSDSVIPAECLVAAGAVVGPKLKAEPRSLIAGNPAKVIKALEKSHLKLLKYANDEYLERLAYYREELTPVHPNPDEIERGTKS